GAAATCAGAGAGCCATCCAACGAAAGCGCATAGAAATAGAGAAAATCGGCGGTAACCAGGAACAACCCGATGAACGGAATGCTCCAACGCCATTGAAACGGCGTATTCCTCTTCCGGCGCGGATACCAAATGAACAACAGGATGGGCAATAACAGCACGACCTGGTAAATGGAGAACCACGCCTGTACGGCCATCCGGTCGAAATGACGAATGAGAAATTTATCGTACAAACCACTTACCGCCCCGAGCAATGTTCCGGCAATAATGAACAGTACCCATTTATTGGTTCGAAAGTGAATTCCTTCCGTTTTCCCCGCCAGGGAAAACAGGTAAAAGAAAACCAGCGTTACCGAAAGTCCAATCCACTGCATAGGAGAAAGATGTTCCGAGAAAACCAGAATGGCACCAATCAATGTCCAAACCGGTCCGGTTGCCCGGATAGGCGTCACAATGGTAATGGGCAAATGCTTCATGGCAAAATAGGCAAACAACCACGACGAAGTCACAATCACAGCTTTGAGAAAAATATAGCCATGCTGCTCAATCGGAATGGACGGAATGAAAAAGAGCGATTCATTAAAACCTTCGGGCGCGAAATGAGATAGCAGCAACAAAGGGACAAACAGCAATGCCGAAGTAACGGTCGAAAAGAAGAGCACCGGAATAACGGCATTGTCTCTCAACGACCACTTCTTAAACACATCGTATGTACCCAGAAAAAGCGACGATATCGCCCCAAAGATTGCCCACATATCTTTTTCAATTCGAATCAACAAAAGTAGCGGGTATCACTTAGTTGAGTATCATCCGGGTTTTACGGAATAGTTAATAAATACATCCGCTTACAGGATACTGATCCGACGAACGTAATCAAACCACATCACTCCAGCACAAAGACCGGTATAAATTATCTTCTGAAATTAAACATACATATTTTATAATAATTTGATATTACAAACCAATCAAAGGAGAACATTCGTTTATACATTTGAAGTTTATCTGCTAAATTCACATTCAACAATAAATAAACCTTAGCACAAGCTACTTTGGATGAAGCAAACAGACCTAAAAATCATAATATGAACACTGATGACTTAAAATTTAAAGGATTCACCGACAAACTTTCGTCCTCTATCGAGCAAAACAGTCATATCGAGACTCAATTGTTTGAGAAATTTAATGTAAAACGGGGCCTGCGGAATGCTGACCATACCGGCGTACTGGTCGGACTGACCCGCATTGGCGATGTTGTGGGCTATCGGAAAAGCAATGAGGGAACATTGGTAGCGGTTGATGGCCATCTGTTTTACCGGGGAATTAACATTTACGACCTGGTTAAAGGGTTCCAGGCTGAAGGCAGGCATGGTTTTGACGAAACTATTTACCTGTTGCTTACTGGCGACCTTCCTAACAAACCCGAATTGACTGAGTTCTCAGCCTACATGGCGGCAAAACGCACCTTGCCTGAAAAACTGAAAAATTCGCTACTCAGCCTGCACGGGAAAAACATCATGAACATTCTCGCTCGTTCGGTACTAGTCCTTTATAATTACGATGATGATGCTGAAGATACCACTACACCACAATTAATTAAACAGTCTCTCAGTCTCATTGCCAAGTTCCCGACGGTTATTGCTTATGCATACCATAATTATGTCCACCAGTTTAAAGGAGCCACACTTTCCATTCGTCACCCAAAGCGAGAATTGACTACAGCTGAGAATCTGCTATACCTATTGAAAGGCTCCGGAAATTATACCGCTCTCGATGCTGATGTGCTTGACCTGGCATTGGTGCTGCACGCCGAACACGGCGGTGGTAATAACTCGACCTTTACCATAAGGGTGACCAGTTCCTCGGGAACAGATACATACTCATCAGTTGCATCGGCAATTGCATCCTTAAAAGGCCCTTTACACGGAGGTGCTAATCTCGAAGTTATGAAAATGATGGATCACTTAAAGAAGGAGATACATGATTGGAAAGACGAGGAAGAGATTAAGAGTTACCTGATGCGTATCCTGAGAAAAGAAGCATACAATGGCACTGGTAAGATTTATGGTATCGGACATGCTGTTTATACTGTTTCGGACCCCCGGGCCGTACTACTTAAAGAAAAAGCCAGGGAGCTGGCTATAGAGAAAGGTTTGACTGAAGAGTTTGACTTCTACGAACGTATAGAGCTCTTGGGAATTCAGACTTTTATGGAGTATAAAGGAGCCAAAGTCAACAAAACCGTATGTGCCAATGTAGACTTTTACTCGGGATTTGTTTACTCAATGATTGGACTACCAAAGGAAATCTACACTCCGTTGTTCGCCATGTCGCGTATGGCTGGTTGGACTGCTCATCGCATAGAGGAGCTGAACTTCGAACAGCGGCGTATTATCCGCCCGGCTTACAAAAATGTCATGGACCCCAGAACCTATCAACCTTTGCTGGAACGGAAATAACCTGCTAAAACAAAAAGAGAGCCTGGTTAGCTCTCTTTTTAGTCACCTATCATTATATCCTTAGAAGGGGAATTCGTCCTCCTTCAAATCCGATTTTGCTTTTTCGGTTTCCGGCTTCTTCGCCTCCAGATGCTCCGGATTTCCATCCACATAAATGGCTTTATGTGGGGTAACCGGACAGGCATGTTCGCAGGCACCACATCCCACACAAATATCTTCCGTTACTTCGGGAATAACCAAATCGCCATAAGGAACCATGTGCACCGCTTTGGTAGGACAATGCTCCGAACAAGCACCGCAGTCAGTTCCGTCGGTTTCTACGATGCAATTCGCCTTGATGAAATGCGCTTTCCCGATTTGAGTCACGTGTTTTTGCTCCACCGTCAGTGGCTTGATGGCACCTGTTGGGCAAACCTCGCCACACGTCGTACAATCGAAGTTGCACAAACCGGCCTGGAAATCCATGTGCGGCTGCAACATACCAGCCAGACCATATTCCAAGAACGATGGCTGCAACACCTTGCTGGGACAAGCACTTACACAAAGCGAGCAGCCGGTACAAATGTCGTTAAAACGTTCAATACTTTCCGAGCCGGGAGGTGAAACAGCAAATTGCTTGTTTTCCGGAATCTTCCCTCCGTTGCTGGTATGAACGGTAGTTGAATCTTTCTGAGCGACGGCTGCTGCCTGCACCTTCTCCACCGAAGCCAACCCAGCTACAGCAGCCATTCCGGCTCCGGCCGTGAAGAGGAAACTCCGCTTACTCATTTGCGGTCCTTTCGGTTGGGCAACCATCATATCCACCGGTTTCAATTCAACCGGCTTTTCTTTTCTCCCCTTCCGGGAAATCCGGTAAACGGCTGCATCTTCCGGACAGGTATCGATACAGTTATAACAGGCAACACAGCGACTGTAGTCAATTGTTTGCGTTTTGATACTGATGCATTCTGCTTTGCAAACACGCATGCACTTGCCGCATTTCGTACAAGTATCGTGATCCAACTCAATCTTGAAAAGGGAATATTTCGACAGAAAACCCAACACGGTCCCCACGGGACAAACGCTATTACAATAAAGACGCCCCCGGTTAAATGACATCACAATCACCAGGATGAAGAACAGCAAGGTAGTTCCGAGGACAGTCAACTGTACCGGCGCCAGGTCGTACTGATACAGAATCGAATACACATCGGCGGACGAAAGTGCGGCTGCGCCCAGGTTATTCAGCCAAACGACAATGGGCTTGAACAGGTAGGATGCAATCCGTCCGAACAGACTATACGGATCGAGCACCGTCAGCAAGGTGATTCCTCCGAAGAGAACGACCAACAACAACACTCCCAGGATGGAGTACCGTGTAATGGTCCATGCCTTTCGAAATTTGTAGCGGTGTTTTTTCTTTACCTTCCGGGAAAACCAGGAAACCACATCCTGCATAATTCCCAGGGGACAAATCGCGGAACAGTACACCCGGCCGAACAGGAGAGTCAAAGCCAACACAGCAATCAATCCCCAGGCAACCACACCGGCAACGGTAATCGTCTTCATTAAAGCCGGCACAAATTGTAGCGACACTGCCCATTGATAAAAGGTTTCACCGAAAGTGCCCCGGAAATCAATGAATACAGCCGAGAGTAACAGAAAAAAGAACAGGGCCAGCACGACCCTGATTTTTTTTAATATAGATAGTTTCATCGAATCTTATTCGTTAGGAAAATCAGCAAGAAAATGTCACACGACAATGCGTTTAATATTCAGCTTACTCAGGTCCATGGTTCCGAAACCCGCTTCGGCAGCAATTTTAATGTGATTAATTTTAGCCGGATCCATGCCCAGAAATTTCGCGGCAGCTGCATCGGCTGCTACAATGTCTGTGGAAATTAACTGACTCTTCAATGTCACCACATCATCCAGCGAAACACCTACAGGTCCATTCTGCTTCATCATGCGGTAGGCATCCACCACATTCAAATCGGGTTTACGGAAATGCAGGAAGTCAGCGATGCATTGGTGCAGATCGTTCTTGTGGTAATACCCCCGATCCCAAACGCATCCCATGAGGTTCTTCATGGCGATTGTCGCCCTGGACGAACTGTGATTTTTCAAGATTGGAACATTGATAAACACATCGGTATCAAGCATCAACTCGTGAACATCGGTCTGCTTCAACTTCACCCCACCTTTGACATTTACCTGCTTATAGTATTTCTCGCTGTTTCCGGGAACCATTTTTCCTCCGGCTTCAGCTACTGCCTGCTCAATTCCGGAGTGTTGATAACACTTAGACCATTCGTGACAGGTATGGTCGAATACCAATACCTCCTTTGCACCGGCTTCCAGACAGTGTTCAATGATACGCTTCACCAGTTTTGGGTTGGTGTTTCCGGCTCTTTCCGGTGTCCGGTCCCAGCCAATATTTGGTTTCACCAGTACACGTTGTCCGGGTTTTACAAAACGGGACATTCCTCCCAGTGCAGCAATTCCCTTGTCGAACATCACGTCAGGCTCTCCCCCACGAATGGCCACAAGGTCAACATCAGTCTCAGCCTCAGCCGCCAGCAAGCTGTTGGCTCCGCCTAAACTCAGGGCCGCCCCGGTTGCTACGCCGGCGCCCACACTTGATCGAATGAAATCTCTGCGCTTCATAGTTTGGCTCTTTTTTTAAATCAGACTTAAAACTAGCGAAAAAGATTATGTCGATCATACATTAAGTTCTATTAGCCATTGATTTAGAACTAGTTTAAATATATATAACCCTTCATGCAAATCATTCGATGCGATCGGTTAGTACACAGGTTTTTCGGAAGTATCTGGTTTGCCCGGAATTATTGAACGCTTCGATGGCAATGATGTATATCCCCAGTTCAGCCAGTTGCTGGTTATCCTTTCGCCCATCCCAAACCAATTCACTGGCAGAAGCCAGTAGTTCATTATTACTTAGTCGGCGGATTTCGCGACCGGCGGTATCAAATATCCGGATATTGGCCAGCCATCCCGATTCTCCCGGAGAAAGGTGAATGATCAACCGATCGTTATATCCATCATCGTTTGGGGAGAAGATTTTGGGTTCAATCTTCAGCCATTCAGCAACCGACTCATCCTTTACCATCGATGAATTGGCATATCCCGGTGTAGCGAACCCGGCTGTTGCCGCCGCTGAATGCCAGTTCTCTCTTTCGTTTACGTCCCGTGAAAAACTTTTCCGCTCCAGCGAAACACCCGATTCATCTGCAATCAGGGGATGATGCATCGCATGATCATAACTGAATTCCTCCAGAATCTCCATTCTTCGGTTCAGCAACACCACTCTCCCGGCATCATCCGGAAGAGAAGGGAACTCGTTCATTGTGAGAAAACAATCCGGACACTCGGTGAAGTATTGGCTCTTTACTACATCCGCATTGATCGCAAGAGCAACATACTCCCCGGCCTCCAGATTTCGTGGTGCATCCGAGATCAACGAAACCTGCTTTAAAGCCAATGAATCATCCCGGGTTGCTAAACTGAGCCCTCCCAAATCGACCACGTTCGGGCCGGGATTGTACAGTTCTACAAAATCAACCTCTTCCGGGAACGGATTGAATAAAACTTCACTCAACATAAGTTCTCCAGGCTGCAGAAACCGGTAGGCAAAATCATAATCACCGCCCGTCGTTTGATTTCCGCATTCATCTGCGAAAGCAGAAAGATGAAGTGTATAGGAATTCCCCTCCTGAAATGTTTCTTCCGGGAAGAAAAATTCTATGAGTTTATTATTTGAAACTTGCAAACTGTCAACGTGAAAATCCTTTCCGGGAAAAGAAATATTCGGCAAAGCCGAAAGCGACTCACTGAACCAGACCGAAAGTTGTTGACCGGATTCTACCCGAATGCCCAACACCTGAGGCGGAATTTCATCCGGGTTGGCCTGCTGCATTGAATTAACTAATCCCGGCGTTCCGCCTGCCACGGCCAACGAAGCCAGCCAGTTTCCGGAGGGACCACACAACCGGTTGAGATCGATTCTTTCCAGCGACCAACCACCATCCTGCTTTTCCGCCTCAAAAAAATTATGGTCGTAATACATCGAATCCATCAGAACTCCTTTATCCGATACAAGAGATAACCCGAATTCACTATTTCGCAACGACAGGCCGGGAATTTCATACACCGTTCCATAATCACTCAACAACGTGCTGTCGCCGGTTCCAACCAACAAAATATAGCTTTGGGGAGCCATGATGAATGGAGGCAACTCTTTTTTCGAGTCATCGATGTGAAGCTTCCAACCTTCCATTTTTGCAGGAAATCCACTATTATTGAATAGTTCAATAAACTCTGCCTCCGGCAATCCCTGCGACGGCGACGGATCGGCCATTACTTCCGTGAAAACGACGGCACCAACCTGGGCTGGCAAGGCGAACGGAAAAACGATAGTGGTATCATTCGTAAGCGTACCTTGCTCATCAGAAAGAGAACCAACCGCTAATTTCAGGTTCCAATCCGTCGGCAGTTCCATTTCCAGAAAAACGGAGGCCGGATAAAACCGCTCCGACCGGATGTGCCGGATATTCATCAGGCTTCCCTGATTGCTAGTTAACGTGTACTTTTGCAGAGAAAGCGCTTCATCCATCATCTTCTCGGAAAACTGTACCTTGATTTCCTGTGGTGAGACAGCCGTGACACTCCGAACATACGGAGATGTATTCTCAAAATCGATGGAGATATCGTCCAGCCAGAATTGCCCGCTGTGTGCCGCGGTGAACCGGAAATAAGCACCGGTCGCCTGCATGGTTAACGAGGGAGTTTCTTCCACTTCTTCATATTCTGCCGACCCGCTACTGCGACTTTTATCCCGGTAGGATAAATGCCAGATACCTTGTGGTGAATGAGAAATTTTCAGCGTTACCGTCTTTCCCTCGTCCCAGACCATCCGTGTTTTTAGAATTTCCTCAACCGGCTTCCCGTTTTGAAACCGAACCAGCGTCAGGCGGTTGTCTTTGGTCATCAGGTTAACACCAGCCATATAGCCTGAAGCCACTGACAGTTCTGTCGTGTCGGCGCAAAGCCAAAAGCCGAAAGCTTCATCGCCAGCAGGAGCCCAGTCGCCATTCGAAAGCGTTACCTCCCAGCTGAAATTTCCGGCATTTAGATCGATCGGCTCAAGGGGATGACTGACATAACTTTCTCCACCCCGACCAAACACAAAATGGCGCAACGAGTAGTCTCCGTCGACCACTTGCTGACTATCCAGTGCCCAGCTTTGACAGGTTCTCCAGCTATCAAGCTGCCCGCTTTCGAAGTTTTCGAAAAATAAAGTTGCAGAGAATAGATTGGTCAACTTACAAATTGTAAGTAAAATAATCGTAAACGTTGATCGCATGGTAAGGTTATCGTTAGGAAAAAAATTAATTTTGGCGTTGTAGCTGTGTCTCGATCAAGTAAATCAGACAATGTTATATTCAAGTTAGTAAATTCAGTAGTATTATGAAAGTAGCAATTGTTGGTGTTAGTGGTGCTGTTGGACAGGAGTTCCTTCGAGTACTTGCCGAGCGGAATTTTCCGATGGATGAACTGGTGTTATTTGGCTCTGCCCGGAGTGCAGGCCGGACCTATGAATTTAAGGGCAAGAAACTGGTGGTAAAGGAACTGAAAGAAGGCGACGATTTTAAAGACATCGATATTGCGCTTACATCTGCCGGGGCCAGCACTTCCAAGGCTTTCGAAGAAACGATTACCAAGCACGGAACGGTGATGATTGACAACTCCAGCGCGTTCCGTATGGATATTGACGTACCGTTAGTTGTTCCGGAAGTCAATCCGGAAGATTGTAAAAATATGCCTCGCCGGATTATCGCCAACCCGAACTGTACGACTATTCAGATGGTGGTAGCGCTGAAAGCGATTGAAAAACTGTCGCATATTACCCGGGTTCACATTGCCACTTACCAGAGCGCCAGTGGTGCGGGTGCATCGGGCATGGCCGAACTGGAAGAGCAGACCAAAGAGGTGGCCAATAACCAGGATCCAACGGTGGAGAAATTCCAGTACCAACTGGTCAACAACGTGATTCCGCACATCGACGTTTTCCTCGACAATGACTACACCAAGGAAGAGATGAAGATGTACAACGAAACGCGGAAGATTATGCACTCCGACGTGCAGGTTAGCGCCACCGCTGTCCGTGTGCCGGTTATGCGTTCTCACTCCGAAGCGATCTGGGTGGAAACCGAAAAGGAAATTTCAGTTGATGCCGCACACAGAGCTTTCGAAGAAGCTGAAGGAATTGTTGTTATCGACAATCCGGCGGAGAAGAAATACCCAATGCCTTTATACCTTTCGGGAAAAGACGAAGTATTTGTGGGCCGTATCCGGAAGGATATCAGCAACCCGAAAGGCCTTACCTTCTGGACGGTTTCCGACCAGATTCTAAAGGGTGCAGCACTGAATGCAGTTCAAATTGCTGAATATTTGGTTCAAGAAGGCATTGTTAAATGACAATCGAAATTCGATTATCAAATACGAAAGACGCTATCTAACTCCCGGGGACGCCATGATCAAAAGTCCACGAGCCATTTACTTCCCGGGGAAGCCGTGATCAAAAGTCCATGAGCCGTTTACTTCCCGGGGAAGCCGTGATCAAAAGTACACGAGCCGTTTACTTCCCGGGGAAGCCGTGATCAAAAGTCCATGAGCCATTTACTTCCCGGCGACAGTCTCTTTTTTGTTTTTATCGATGAAAGGTCCCGGCCGCTAATTTTTTCCTTTTCCAAATAGTCGCTTTTTTAATGACAACTGTTCGAAAGCAACCGGCTTCATAATTTTACTAAAAATGAAAAGCGCCGTATATTTATCATCCAATATCCCTCTTAAAACAATACATGCCAACACAACATCTTTGATAATAGAGCAATTGTACCGTCACCCATTTTTATATTCTTGATAATTATTGATATTTTCATCCTCATTAAACCAAAATAAACCTTGTAAGCAGTTACGATTGAGTGGTGAAGGAGACCCCTATTCTCGAAAGATGAAAATGAAATCGCTTGCACTTTTACTATTATCCTTAGGATTCATATTCTTTGGGCATACCGTCCCGGCATTTGCCGTGCAAAATGAAATGAGTTTTGATTATTTCTCGCAAGAGGATGGTCTGCCCGATAATCATATTCAAATCATTTACCAGGACCACGAAGGTTGGATGTGGTTTGGTACCAGCCAGGGACTAAGTCGTTTCGACGGCTATGAGTTTACCAACTATCAGCATGCGCACTCCGATAGTTTAAGTCTGAAAGGCATCCTGGTGCGTGCCATTTTCGAGGATAAAAAGGGGAATCTCTGGGTTGGAACTGAAAACGGCGGCTTAAACTATTTCGACCGGCAGAAGGAATGCTTCTATCATCCGTACGAGAACAATCCGCTTTTCAAAGGACGAGACGTTTCCATCAATGA
This Prolixibacter sp. NT017 DNA region includes the following protein-coding sequences:
- a CDS encoding citrate synthase, which codes for MNTDDLKFKGFTDKLSSSIEQNSHIETQLFEKFNVKRGLRNADHTGVLVGLTRIGDVVGYRKSNEGTLVAVDGHLFYRGINIYDLVKGFQAEGRHGFDETIYLLLTGDLPNKPELTEFSAYMAAKRTLPEKLKNSLLSLHGKNIMNILARSVLVLYNYDDDAEDTTTPQLIKQSLSLIAKFPTVIAYAYHNYVHQFKGATLSIRHPKRELTTAENLLYLLKGSGNYTALDADVLDLALVLHAEHGGGNNSTFTIRVTSSSGTDTYSSVASAIASLKGPLHGGANLEVMKMMDHLKKEIHDWKDEEEIKSYLMRILRKEAYNGTGKIYGIGHAVYTVSDPRAVLLKEKARELAIEKGLTEEFDFYERIELLGIQTFMEYKGAKVNKTVCANVDFYSGFVYSMIGLPKEIYTPLFAMSRMAGWTAHRIEELNFEQRRIIRPAYKNVMDPRTYQPLLERK
- a CDS encoding DUF362 domain-containing protein; this encodes MKRRDFIRSSVGAGVATGAALSLGGANSLLAAEAETDVDLVAIRGGEPDVMFDKGIAALGGMSRFVKPGQRVLVKPNIGWDRTPERAGNTNPKLVKRIIEHCLEAGAKEVLVFDHTCHEWSKCYQHSGIEQAVAEAGGKMVPGNSEKYYKQVNVKGGVKLKQTDVHELMLDTDVFINVPILKNHSSSRATIAMKNLMGCVWDRGYYHKNDLHQCIADFLHFRKPDLNVVDAYRMMKQNGPVGVSLDDVVTLKSQLISTDIVAADAAAAKFLGMDPAKINHIKIAAEAGFGTMDLSKLNIKRIVV
- a CDS encoding aspartate-semialdehyde dehydrogenase; this encodes MKVAIVGVSGAVGQEFLRVLAERNFPMDELVLFGSARSAGRTYEFKGKKLVVKELKEGDDFKDIDIALTSAGASTSKAFEETITKHGTVMIDNSSAFRMDIDVPLVVPEVNPEDCKNMPRRIIANPNCTTIQMVVALKAIEKLSHITRVHIATYQSASGAGASGMAELEEQTKEVANNQDPTVEKFQYQLVNNVIPHIDVFLDNDYTKEEMKMYNETRKIMHSDVQVSATAVRVPVMRSHSEAIWVETEKEISVDAAHRAFEEAEGIVVIDNPAEKKYPMPLYLSGKDEVFVGRIRKDISNPKGLTFWTVSDQILKGAALNAVQIAEYLVQEGIVK
- a CDS encoding lamin tail domain-containing protein, whose protein sequence is MTNLFSATLFFENFESGQLDSWRTCQSWALDSQQVVDGDYSLRHFVFGRGGESYVSHPLEPIDLNAGNFSWEVTLSNGDWAPAGDEAFGFWLCADTTELSVASGYMAGVNLMTKDNRLTLVRFQNGKPVEEILKTRMVWDEGKTVTLKISHSPQGIWHLSYRDKSRSSGSAEYEEVEETPSLTMQATGAYFRFTAAHSGQFWLDDISIDFENTSPYVRSVTAVSPQEIKVQFSEKMMDEALSLQKYTLTSNQGSLMNIRHIRSERFYPASVFLEMELPTDWNLKLAVGSLSDEQGTLTNDTTIVFPFALPAQVGAVVFTEVMADPSPSQGLPEAEFIELFNNSGFPAKMEGWKLHIDDSKKELPPFIMAPQSYILLVGTGDSTLLSDYGTVYEIPGLSLRNSEFGLSLVSDKGVLMDSMYYDHNFFEAEKQDGGWSLERIDLNRLCGPSGNWLASLAVAGGTPGLVNSMQQANPDEIPPQVLGIRVESGQQLSVWFSESLSALPNISFPGKDFHVDSLQVSNNKLIEFFFPEETFQEGNSYTLHLSAFADECGNQTTGGDYDFAYRFLQPGELMLSEVLFNPFPEEVDFVELYNPGPNVVDLGGLSLATRDDSLALKQVSLISDAPRNLEAGEYVALAINADVVKSQYFTECPDCFLTMNEFPSLPDDAGRVVLLNRRMEILEEFSYDHAMHHPLIADESGVSLERKSFSRDVNERENWHSAAATAGFATPGYANSSMVKDESVAEWLKIEPKIFSPNDDGYNDRLIIHLSPGESGWLANIRIFDTAGREIRRLSNNELLASASELVWDGRKDNQQLAELGIYIIAIEAFNNSGQTRYFRKTCVLTDRIE
- a CDS encoding 4Fe-4S binding protein; protein product: MKLSILKKIRVVLALFFFLLLSAVFIDFRGTFGETFYQWAVSLQFVPALMKTITVAGVVAWGLIAVLALTLLFGRVYCSAICPLGIMQDVVSWFSRKVKKKHRYKFRKAWTITRYSILGVLLLVVLFGGITLLTVLDPYSLFGRIASYLFKPIVVWLNNLGAAALSSADVYSILYQYDLAPVQLTVLGTTLLFFILVIVMSFNRGRLYCNSVCPVGTVLGFLSKYSLFKIELDHDTCTKCGKCMRVCKAECISIKTQTIDYSRCVACYNCIDTCPEDAAVYRISRKGRKEKPVELKPVDMMVAQPKGPQMSKRSFLFTAGAGMAAVAGLASVEKVQAAAVAQKDSTTVHTSNGGKIPENKQFAVSPPGSESIERFNDICTGCSLCVSACPSKVLQPSFLEYGLAGMLQPHMDFQAGLCNFDCTTCGEVCPTGAIKPLTVEQKHVTQIGKAHFIKANCIVETDGTDCGACSEHCPTKAVHMVPYGDLVIPEVTEDICVGCGACEHACPVTPHKAIYVDGNPEHLEAKKPETEKAKSDLKEDEFPF
- a CDS encoding EamA family transporter; its protein translation is MWAIFGAISSLFLGTYDVFKKWSLRDNAVIPVLFFSTVTSALLFVPLLLLSHFAPEGFNESLFFIPSIPIEQHGYIFLKAVIVTSSWLFAYFAMKHLPITIVTPIRATGPVWTLIGAILVFSEHLSPMQWIGLSVTLVFFYLFSLAGKTEGIHFRTNKWVLFIIAGTLLGAVSGLYDKFLIRHFDRMAVQAWFSIYQVVLLLPILLFIWYPRRKRNTPFQWRWSIPFIGLFLVTADFLYFYALSLDGSLISVISALRRGGVVITFALGAVLFREKNIRRKFMLLFGILAGILLLLLGS